The Tolypothrix sp. PCC 7712 genome segment GGCGTAACTTAGGACGACCTTGGCTAACTATGTTGATTGATGCTTACTCCCGCAGCATCTTAGCAGTTTATCTGACGTTTGATGCCCCAAGTTACCGCTCCTGCATGATGGGATTACGCCTACTTGTTCAGAGATTTAGTCGCTTACCACAAGCAGTGGTAGTAGATGGAGGAAAAGAATTCAACAGCGTCTATTTTGATACTTTATTAGCACGTTACCACTGTATTAAAAAGACTCGTCCTGGTGCTAAACCCCGGTTTGGTTCAGTAATTGAACGATTGTTTGGTACGACTAATACTGAGTTCATCTTCAACCTACTAGGAAATACTCAAGCCAGCAAACAACCACGTCAACTGACCAAAGCTATCAACCCCAAACAACTTGCTGTTTGGACACTGGCTTCTTTGTACACCTACCTAACCCAATGGGCTTATCAGGTTTATGACCAAAACGAACACACAGCTTTGGGCATGACACCACGAGCCGCTTATGCAATGGGACTCATTGAAACAGGGGAAAGGGAACATCGCCTGATTCCTTACAATGAAGAGTTTTTGATGATGACCCGCCCTAGTACCAAATTGGGTCATGCGTTAGTGCAGCCTGGAAAGGGAATTAAAGTCAACTACCTCTATTACTGGAGTGATGCTTTTCGCAACCCGGAAGTAGAACGTACCAAAGTCAGTGTTCGTTATGACCCATTTGATATGGGGGTAGCTTACGCTTATGTCCAAGGACGTTGGGTTAAATGTATTTCTCAGTATTACAGCACCTTTTCGGGACGCTCAGAAAAAGAACTATTGCTGGCATCTCAAGAAATCAAACAATTTGGGAAGCTAACGAAAACAAGAACTTCAATCTCCGCTAAACGGCTGGCAGACTTTCTTTTCAATGCCCAAGAACATGAAGCTTTGCTATTGCAACGATTACGTGACCTAGAGGGAAAACAGGTACTTGAAGCCATAGCCACTAAGTCTAAAGTTTTGCCGACTACAGAAACAATCATCCCCACAGAAC includes the following:
- a CDS encoding Mu transposase C-terminal domain-containing protein, whose protein sequence is MVNFGETTTTLLPEIGQPMQLPTGFFLQLLETGAINISAASTTQTDSAQVRSVMDAASPAHLKEANRRFHLVQAYLEHQPDVYKDIALRTLRRWVKQFREAQANYGCGYVGLLPKIAQRGNRTPKAPTATRELLDTLITEYFETPRLAPALSVYRSYLQACSQQNIQPLSVRTFYQRLKQRRSPTQIEKRQGAKAAYQQQPWLWELTLSTPRHGDRPLAIVHIDHTQLDIELRCSATGRNLGRPWLTMLIDAYSRSILAVYLTFDAPSYRSCMMGLRLLVQRFSRLPQAVVVDGGKEFNSVYFDTLLARYHCIKKTRPGAKPRFGSVIERLFGTTNTEFIFNLLGNTQASKQPRQLTKAINPKQLAVWTLASLYTYLTQWAYQVYDQNEHTALGMTPRAAYAMGLIETGEREHRLIPYNEEFLMMTRPSTKLGHALVQPGKGIKVNYLYYWSDAFRNPEVERTKVSVRYDPFDMGVAYAYVQGRWVKCISQYYSTFSGRSEKELLLASQEIKQFGKLTKTRTSISAKRLADFLFNAQEHEALLLQRLRDLEGKQVLEAIATKSKVLPTTETIIPTEPSPPTELATVIETVEISRLPVFEEYR